From the Sphingobacteruim zhuxiongii genome, the window ATCAAAATCAATCGCTCGTATGCGAAATTGGAAATCATCAAAATCAGGAGTTATTTGCATAACAAAATTGTAAGCTCGCATATCACCCAATAACGAAATAACACATCGTTCGTTGAATTTTACAAATTCCTTCGCTATACGCGTTTGATTATAATCTGGAGAATACATCCGCGACTTCGAAAAAACGTCGCCTGGGATACCGACAATGTGCTCCTCAACTAAGGTATCTCGATCATATAGATAATTGACTTGATTTGGGGATAAAATCTCTTCCAATTCCAAACCATATATACGTGAAGCGTCCGCTTGCTTGATATAAAAATAGTCGTACACATCGTTTAGCCGATTGACAATCTTAATTCTAAAAGGCTTAGTATTTCCAAATGCACAAAACTCGATCCGCTCAATCACCTTATGCTGCACAATCCTAGTGTTTCCTGAGGCTTTTAACTCCGCGTAAACAATCTTCAATTGATCGTATAGATGATCCTGCACGTGCTGCGGGTAGAGAGGAATCTCCCAGTAGGTATCAACTCCATTTTTATCAATAACAGGAACGGTTTCATCAAATTGAAGTAAGTCCGAGTAAGCTAGCGGCAGCTTGCTATCTCGTTGATACATCTTAAGATATTTCAATAGTCCAGATCCTACTGGAAACACAGGTTTCTTCCTAGATATTTTAACGTCTTCAATCTCCATCGTCTCTTATTTATCGTTCAAATCTAATGTACTAATTTTTAAAAGCAAATTATTATCATTTGAAATATAAATATGACAAAAAAATTGATATAATTTTATCATTCAAACATTAAAATACCATTAAAAGTTGTTATTTTTGAAAAATAATCAAATCAATAGGTTTGTTGATTCGGTAAAATGGAAGAAGCTCCTCGGGCGAGGAGCTTCGACGCTAACCAATTATAAACCTATGTTATTTTGAGGGGCTATTCTAAACAAAAACTAGATGTTTTTCCGTTTTTGTTACAACAAATTTACATTTTCATTCAAAAAAATGGAAATTTTTCTGAATTTTTTAGATATTTTTAAAAAATAAACAAATTATACACGCAATAATACCATTTTTATGGAAAAAAACTATTCAAATTACGATTTAGACAACCTGGATGTTCAAATTTTATCCATTTTAATGGAAGATGCATCAATTCCTTATACTGAAATTGCCAAAAAACTGATAGTTTCTGGCGGAACAATCCATGTTCGCATGAAAAAAATGGAAGAATTGGGAATAATCAACGGTTCAAACCTAATAATTAACCCTCAAAAGGTAGGATTTGACATCACAGCGTTCCTAGGAATCTATTTAGAGAAGGGTTCTGAGTATTCAGATGCGGTAGAACAGCTAAAACAAGTTAAAGAAGTGGTAGAATTGCACTATTGTACTGGTCAATACAGTGCTTTTGCTAAAATTATCTGTCGCGACACCTCACATTTGCGTAAAGTTTTAAACGAAGATATTCAAGGATTGAAAGGAATTCAACGTACGGAGACTATAATTTCCCTTGAAGAGAGTATAAAACGTCAGATTACATTATAAAAAAAGCGGGCTAGCCCGCTTTTTTTATATAATATTGTTCAAAAGAGCAATATAGAAAGCTATTCCCTCCTCTATTTCGCTCAAATAGATAAATTCATCCGCTGTATGCGATCTCGCTGAGTCTCCCGGCCCCACTTTAATCGATGGAATTGGCAATAAAGCCTGGTCACTCATCGTAGGACTTCCGTAAACTTCTTTCCCGAGCTTAATTCCCGATTGTACAATGGGATGATCAATTGCTATCGTCGATGGATTCAAACGGGTTGAACGCGCAACGACATCCGACTTCACGTGCTCCTTAATAATATCTAATATTTCTTGATTGCTATAGACATCGGTACTTCTTACATCGACGACGTATTTACAGAGCGCAGGAACAACGTTATGTTGAGATCCCGCCTCGACCATCGTCACGCTCATCTTTACCGGTCCCAAGAAGCTAGAAAGCTTTGGAAATTGAAATGTACGGAACCAGTTGATATCCTCAATTGCTAGATAGATCGCATTGATTCCTTCTTCGCGAGCTGCGTGTCCGGATTCTCCCTGTGCTGCACAATCTAAAACCATTAACCCTTTTTCAGCAACGGCTAAATTCAATAAAGTTGGCTCTCCTACAATTGCGAAGCTACATTCGGTCACATGTTTATAGGCTTCCTCAATACCATTCTTCCCAGAAACCTCTTCTTCTGCAGAAGCAATTAAACAAAGATTGAATGGAAGGTCTTCACGCTCATAGAAAAAACGAAAAGCCGCAATTAAAGACACTAAACAACCGCCAGCATCATTACTCCCCAAGCCGTAGAGTTTTCCTTCTTCAACTAGGGGCTGAAAAGGATCTTTCGTATAACCTGGATTTGCTTTTACAGTATCATGATGCGAATTGAGAAGAACATTGGGTTTGCCTGCATCGCGGAACTTATTGTAAGCAATTATATTATTGCCTACTTGTTCCGATGGTATCTCATGGGTAAGTAAGAATTGACGGATTAAAGCTGCTGTATCTTGCTCTTCACGACTAAGTGAAGGCGTACTGATCATATGCTTTAACAGTGTTATACTATCACCCGTCAGTTCTTGTATATTAGTCATTATATAAACCTCCAGCTTTCTTTGCTGACAATTTTATTCCTTTAATAAATGCTGAACTAAAGCCGTTATGCTCCATTTCATTTAATCCCGCAATTGTGCATCCCTTTGGTGAGGTTACTTTATCAATTTCACTCTCAGGATGACTTTGCATTTGCAATAATAAATCTGCGGCACCTTTAGCGGTTTGAATGGCCATCTTTAACGCATCGTGTGCATGGAAACCAATTTCAACGCCGCCTTGTGAGGCTGCACGGATACTACGTAAGAAAAATGCAATACCACAAGCACACAATGCAGTGGCGGAAGTCATCAAATCTTCGTTAATAAGCACTACAGAGCCTACCGTTTCAAACATTTCAGTAACGGCCTGTATCTGCGACTCATTTGCTTCATCCGTCGCCATGCAGGTCATAGATTGCCCAATTGCAATTGCGGTATTTGGCATGACACGAACAACCGTTTTATCCGTACCAATTGCTTCTTTTATGTCGGCACATGTTACACCCGAAACAACAGAAATTACAATTTGATTCGGTGTTAGCGTATTTTTAAGCTCGTCGAGTACTTTTCGAATCTGTTGCGGAAGAATTGCCAACACAATATAGTCAGCTCCTTGAATAGCATCAACGTTATTTTCGCTTACGCCAAAGCCAGCGTTCTTCTCTTCCTCTAAAGAAGAAAGTGATCGTCTCGTGATTGTAATGTCGCTCGCAAGGCAATAGTCGGCCTTCACCAATCCCTTGGCTAAGGAAAGTCCGATATTACCCCCACCGATAATTGTAATTTTTTGCATGTTGTATAGATTTAGGCAATTAAACAAGTGCCAAATTTACGCTGTTGATACAGATGTAAATTATTGGCATTGCCAATATACACATTGCTCACCCCCTTTGCAATAGCATCAAATGCATTTTGCAATTTTGGAATCATGCCATCATGTATAATCTTATTGTCTTTTAACTGCTCAAATTCTCCTGAGCGAATGGTCTCGATAACAGAGTTCTCGTTATCAACATCTAATAACACTCCGTTCTTTTCAAAACAATAGATTAGGGAGACCTCATAGAGTTTAGAAAGTGCAACAGCTAACGACGAAGCTATGGTATCTGCATTGGTATTCAATAGCTGACCAAGTCCATTATGCGTGATTGCTGAAAACACTGGCGTAAATTCTGCCTCCAATAGTTTTTTGATTGCTAGTGAATTGACGGAATCTGCAAGTATATCACCAGCAAAGCCGTAATCGATTTCACGTACAGGTCGTTTTACCGCCTTAATTACGTTACCATCAGCTCCACAGAGTCCGATTGCATCGCAATCTAGCTTTTGAAGGTTAGCAACAATATTCTTATTGGTCAAGCCAGCGTAAACCATGGTTACCACGTCCAGCATCGGCGCATCCGTAATTCGACGGCCCTCCACCATTTTCGCTTCAATTCCTAAGTCGGCAGCGATGCGTGTTGCAATCTTGCCTCCTCCGTGCACTAAAATTTTTCTACCCTGTAAAGCGGAAAACTTTTCTAAAAATGCTTCCAACTGTTCAGGATCATCGATGATGTTACCACCGATCTTAATAATATTTAAAACAGACATCCTTCTTATTTCAACCCCTCCAATAATCTCTTCAACACAACTTGTGCTGCCCAAACACGATTTCCAGCTTCTTTGATTACCAAAGAATTTGGACCATCTAATATTTCTGAAGATAACTCTAAGTCTCTACGAACAGGTAAACAATGCATTACTTTCGCATCATTTGTAAGCTTCAACTTTTCATTATCCATCATCCAATTTTCAGCTACTGGATAAACTTCTCCATATTCTTTAAAAGAAGACCAGTTTTTAACATACACAAAATCAGCGTCAGCTAATGCCTCGTCCAATTTATTCGTAATTTTTGCACCTTCAGTAAACTCCTCCGATAACTCATACCCCGCAGGGTGTGCAATCGTAAAATCTACTAAATCTTCTTCCTGTGCTTTACACATCCATTCTGCAAACGAGTTTGGAACCGCCTGTGGAAGTGCCTTCACATGAGGAGCCCAAGCTAGTACAACCTTAGGTTTGTTCGTTTTTTTATGCTCCGTAATTGTTATCAGATCAGTTAAACTCTGAAGTGGATGTCGTGTCGCACTTTCTAGGGACACAACGGGTACAGCAGCAAACTTCACAAACTTGTTAAATAAGTCTTCGGTATAATCAGCTTCTTTGTCTTTCAATGATGGAAAAGAACGAAGTCCTAGGATATCGCAATACTCGCCCATAACGGCAGCAGCTTCACGAATGTGCTCTACAGTAGTACCGTTCATAATAACGCCGTCACGAGTCTCTAAAGCCCAACCATCCTTATCCATGTTCATGACAATCACTTGCATTCCTAGATTCATAGCAGCCTTTTGCGTGCTAAGTCTAGTACGAAGACTCGGATTTAGAAATACTAAGCCTATTGTCTTATGTTTACCAAGATCTTCATGACCAAAAGGGTTCGCTTTCAACGATAATGCTTCGTCGACTACCGACTTTAAATTGGTTACGTCAGCTACGGAAAAAAAGTTTTTCATTTATATGTAATTATGCTTTCAAACGCTCTTCAAAAGCCGTCAAAAAGCGATCTGCTATTTCTTTATTAATATTTAATGCTGGAAGTATACGAATCACATTTGGTTTTGCTTCGCCTGTGAAAATCTTGTTAATTGAAAGCAATTCCTTTTTGACTTGACTCAACTCTTCAGGTAACTCGATTCCAATCATCAATCCACGCCCTCTAACCTCGAGTACTTTATCAAATTTCTTCAACTCATCAATTAGATAATTACCAACGTTCTCTGCGTTCTCAATTAATTTATCTTGTTTAATAACATCTAATACAGCAACCGCTGCGGCACATGCTAAATGATTACCACCAAAGGTAGTCCCTAACAAACCATAAGATGCCTTAAATTTAGGAGCTATTGCAATTCCGCCAATTGGAAAGCCATTACCCATACCTTTTGCCATAGAGT encodes:
- a CDS encoding Lrp/AsnC ligand binding domain-containing protein yields the protein MEKNYSNYDLDNLDVQILSILMEDASIPYTEIAKKLIVSGGTIHVRMKKMEELGIINGSNLIINPQKVGFDITAFLGIYLEKGSEYSDAVEQLKQVKEVVELHYCTGQYSAFAKIICRDTSHLRKVLNEDIQGLKGIQRTETIISLEESIKRQITL
- a CDS encoding M20 family metallo-hydrolase, coding for MTNIQELTGDSITLLKHMISTPSLSREEQDTAALIRQFLLTHEIPSEQVGNNIIAYNKFRDAGKPNVLLNSHHDTVKANPGYTKDPFQPLVEEGKLYGLGSNDAGGCLVSLIAAFRFFYEREDLPFNLCLIASAEEEVSGKNGIEEAYKHVTECSFAIVGEPTLLNLAVAEKGLMVLDCAAQGESGHAAREEGINAIYLAIEDINWFRTFQFPKLSSFLGPVKMSVTMVEAGSQHNVVPALCKYVVDVRSTDVYSNQEILDIIKEHVKSDVVARSTRLNPSTIAIDHPIVQSGIKLGKEVYGSPTMSDQALLPIPSIKVGPGDSARSHTADEFIYLSEIEEGIAFYIALLNNII
- the proC gene encoding pyrroline-5-carboxylate reductase, with the translated sequence MQKITIIGGGNIGLSLAKGLVKADYCLASDITITRRSLSSLEEEKNAGFGVSENNVDAIQGADYIVLAILPQQIRKVLDELKNTLTPNQIVISVVSGVTCADIKEAIGTDKTVVRVMPNTAIAIGQSMTCMATDEANESQIQAVTEMFETVGSVVLINEDLMTSATALCACGIAFFLRSIRAASQGGVEIGFHAHDALKMAIQTAKGAADLLLQMQSHPESEIDKVTSPKGCTIAGLNEMEHNGFSSAFIKGIKLSAKKAGGLYND
- the argB gene encoding acetylglutamate kinase yields the protein MSVLNIIKIGGNIIDDPEQLEAFLEKFSALQGRKILVHGGGKIATRIAADLGIEAKMVEGRRITDAPMLDVVTMVYAGLTNKNIVANLQKLDCDAIGLCGADGNVIKAVKRPVREIDYGFAGDILADSVNSLAIKKLLEAEFTPVFSAITHNGLGQLLNTNADTIASSLAVALSKLYEVSLIYCFEKNGVLLDVDNENSVIETIRSGEFEQLKDNKIIHDGMIPKLQNAFDAIAKGVSNVYIGNANNLHLYQQRKFGTCLIA
- a CDS encoding Rossmann-fold NAD(P)-binding domain-containing protein; protein product: MKNFFSVADVTNLKSVVDEALSLKANPFGHEDLGKHKTIGLVFLNPSLRTRLSTQKAAMNLGMQVIVMNMDKDGWALETRDGVIMNGTTVEHIREAAAVMGEYCDILGLRSFPSLKDKEADYTEDLFNKFVKFAAVPVVSLESATRHPLQSLTDLITITEHKKTNKPKVVLAWAPHVKALPQAVPNSFAEWMCKAQEEDLVDFTIAHPAGYELSEEFTEGAKITNKLDEALADADFVYVKNWSSFKEYGEVYPVAENWMMDNEKLKLTNDAKVMHCLPVRRDLELSSEILDGPNSLVIKEAGNRVWAAQVVLKRLLEGLK